In the genome of Brienomyrus brachyistius isolate T26 chromosome 17, BBRACH_0.4, whole genome shotgun sequence, one region contains:
- the LOC125712020 gene encoding protein sel-1 homolog 3 isoform X2: protein MSRIKDRCILPLLYFAVLNATESIHPPLHNKVEFLNPPHEPVSEYLLRVQYSCSVSAVVHLEALVSTDTTTAAPVFQRHWSCEPGLTRIRALTFQLPDSVVYQADWLMLDADWLFDVTMRAWITGLGTQSSYQTSLARDLVQLQPVPPFSRPLKEHQLCLRWDKDLLWRIHGKSVPQCPEEQEVAPFISFLFASTGENFGITRTLHPYRNKVLEQLRLKTVSSPWCMISAWLFLTQHCKHHLCGVLHHVDYQKNYSTPAIFLTSSGQFHIQVTGEDGKSVAFLVSFQMPLGRWCCIQLAIRGKSVDVVMVCVDGEQHSVYSAEHRFKQAVHLDDTDGHFILGGSHYVKGIEGFFGPSLYYRNRIISSSKIAVPELIREINLTGWFESCQLFQKELYVKMTRYSQKARQSARVMDTYSIWAFQEIPPPAMSHCELWEAPPTSQRRPAVRLAQILATKHGAERLKLKSVGKVLYSRALRKLTQERPPFSVRGVMPLLLQAGCLGDMRALFLSSVLYNSGLGVKRQPKKARLLSLLAAQQDWRLALLQLGHLHHLGEQDVPADAAQAYAYYSNIAAQTAIDRQNPSAKQKFVESIHLSDEDMLKLQTSEDDDLFLWLKHQARRGVAEAEQAVGRMLFWGQQGVSPNLQAAVKHYERGAVQLEDTVSMYDYAIVLLKGQGVKQDIPRAVSFLKKAAERDFVAAINALGWYYEHYKKDYARAVELWERADGLGSPEAAMNLGVMYSQGHYPGKLPDKFTAYTYYLKSAERRSIDGAIQLAEVWIRGIPGQVNRLPVNAVLWTKWVAEQNGYLGTLLRTGLDAYLRQDWPSALVWFLMAAESGFATAQFNVAYLCEHNPGSFLDEDFVTECMWRYYNLSIQAQEPAPYALLKMGDLMYDGHARRQRDVTAAAHLYKRAALKSHPQGWYSLGLLVQDGVLLPGSLLAELDLWELHGADNHTVLSTFYQRCRDHSDTEAYLPCSFALIHAHLLSAWKLHSSTMMGRDGTISSAGPQEAQVLPLRLALPPGRDAGLTHQPSQKHL from the exons ATGTCGCGGATAAAGGATAGATGTATTTTGCCGCTGCTATACTTCGCTGTTTTG AACGCcactgaatccatccatcctcctctCCACAACAAGGTGGAGTTTCTGAATCCACCACATGAACCAGTGTCTGAGTATCTGTTACGGGTCCAGTACTCCTGCTCTGTGTCTGCAGTCGTGCACTTGGAGGCACTTGTGTCAACGGATACCACAACTGCTGCTCCAGTTTTCCAGAGACACTGGTCCTGTGAGCCAGGCTTGACCAGAATTCGAGCTCTGACCTTCCAGCTCCCCGACAGCGTGGTGTACCAAGCAGACTGGCTCATGCTCGATGCAGATTGGCTGTTTGATGTCACGATGCGTGCCTGGATCACTGGGCTTGGAACTCAGAGCTCTTACCAGACCAGTCTGGCCCGTGACCTTGTGCAACTGCAGCCTGTACCCCCATTCAGCCGTCCATTGAAAGAGCACCAACTCTGCCTGCGCTGGGATAAGGATTTGCTGTGGCGTATTCACGGAAAGTCTGTTCCTCAATGTCCAGAAGAACAAG AGGTGGCCCCTTTCATCTCCTTTCTGTTTGCGTCCACTGGAGAGAACTTTGGCATCACCAGGACTCTGCATCCTTACAGAAACAAGGTCTTAGAACAGCTGAGGTTGAAAACTGTTTCCTCTCCTTG GTGTATGATCTCTGCCTGGCTATTCCTCACCCAGCACTGCAAGCATCATCTGTGTGGAGTGCTGCATCATGTGGACTATCAGAAGAACTATTCCACCCCTGCCATTTTTCTTACTAGCTCTG GCCAGTTCCATATCCAGGTGACTGGGGAGGATGGGAAGTCTGTAGCCTTCCTGGTCAGCTTTCAGATGCCACTGGGCAGGTGGTGTTGCATCCAACTGGCGATCCGTGGGAAATCG GTTGATGTTGTTATGGTCTGCGTAGATGGGGAACAGCACTCTGTGTATTCTGCTGAGCACAG GTTCAAACAAGCTGTGCACCTGGATGACACAGATGGCCATTTCATCTTGGGAGGAAGTCATTATGTGAAAGGCATTGAAGGCTTCTTTGGGCCCTCTCTGTACTATCGCAACAGAATAATTTCATCG TCGAAGATTGCTGTTCCGGAACTGATTAGGGAAATTAATTTGACAGGATGGTTTGAGTCTTGTCAGCTGTTTCAGAAAGAGctttatgtgaaaatgacaagaTACTCACAGAAAGCCAGACAATCTG CGAGAGTTATGGATACCTACAGTATTTGGGCATTCCAAGAAATCCCTCCACCTGCAATGTCACATTGTGAGCTGTGGGAGGCGCCACCCACCTCCCAGAGACGCCCTGCTGTCCGACTTGCACAGATTCTAGCAACCAAACATG GGGCCGAAAGACTTAAGCTGAAATCAGTGGGTAAGGTGCTTTACTCCAGAGCTCTTCGCAAGCTGACCCAGGAAAGACCACCTTTCAGTGTCAGAGGGGTCATGCCCCTCCTGCTACAGGCTGGCTGTCTGGGTGACATGAGAGCCCTGTTCTTATCATCAGTGCTCTACAACAGTGGTCTTGGTGTCAAGAGGCAACCCAAGAAG GCCAGACTGCTGAGCCTCTTGGCCGCACAGCAGGACTGGAGACTGGCGCTGCTGCAGCTCGGTCACCTGCATCACCTGGGAGAGCAGGACGTCCCTGCGGACGCGGCCCAAGCCTATGCCTACTACTCCAACATAGCTGCTCAGACGGCAATCGACAGGCAGAACCCCTCAGCGAAGCAG AAATTTGTGGAGTCGATTCACCTGAGTGACGAGGACATGCTGAAGCTCCAGACGAGTGAAGACGATGACCTCTTCCTGTGGCTCAAACACCAGGCACGCAGAGGAGTAGCAGAGGCTGAG CAAGCAGTGGGCCGGATGCTGTTCTGGGGCCAGCAGGGAGTGTCCCCCAACCTTCAGGCCGCCGTGAAGCACTACGAGCGGGGGGCGGTACAGCTGGAAGACACGGTGTCCATGTACGACTACGCCATCGTGCTTCTGAAG GGTCAAGGAGTGAAGCAGGACATCCCCAGGGCAGTGAGCTTTCTGAAGAAGGCAGCTGAACGG GACTTTGTGGCAGCCATCAACGCCCTCGGCTGGTACTACGAGCACTACAAGAAGGACTATGCTAGAGCGGTGGAGCTGTGGGAGCGGGCCGATGGTCTGGGGAGCCCTGAAGCTGCCATGAACCTTGGGGTCATGTATTCCCAAGGTCATTATCCCGGGAAACTGCCTGACAAG TTCACAGCGTACACTTACTACTTAAAGTCTGCCGAGAGGAGAAGCATTGACGGTGCGATCCAATTGGCTGAGGTGTGGATCAGAGGGATTCCCGGTCAGGTCAACAGGCTCCCAGTGAATGCAGTCCT GTGGACAAAATGGGTAGCTGAGCAGAATGGGTACCTGGGGACGCTGCTGAGGACGGGCCTGGATGCTTACCTCCGTCAGGACTG GCCTTCTGCACTTGTCTGGTTCCTGATGGCTGCTGAATCAGGGTTTGCCACAGCCCAGTTCAACGTGGCTTATCTCTGCGAGCACAATCCT GGAAGCTTCTTGGATGAAGATTTTGTGACAGAGTGCATGTGGCGATACTACAACCTTTCCATTCAAGCTCAGGAACCTGCACCTTATG CCCTGTTAAAGATGGGCGACCTGATGTACGATGGCCACGCGCGAAGGCAAAGAGATGTGACCGCAGCTGCTCACCTGTACAAAAGGGCGGCGCTCAAGAGCCACCCGCAG GGCTGGTACAGTCTTGGCCTACTTGTCCAGGATGGGGTGCTGCTGCCGGGCTCCCTGTTGGCTGAGCTGgacctctgggagctccatggAGCTGACAACCACACAGTGCTCAGCACATTTTACCAGAG GTGCAGAGACCACTCAGACACTGAGGCTTACCTGCCCTGCAGCTTTGCCCTGATCCATGCTCATCTGCTGTCTGCCTGGAAGCTCCACAGCTCCACCATGATG GGACGAGATGGGACCATCTCATCAGCCGGACCCCAGGAGGCTCAGGTCCTCCCGCTCCGCTTAGCGCTCCCCCCAGGCCGCGATGCGGGCCTTACCCACCAGCCTTCACAG AAGCATCTCTGA
- the LOC125712020 gene encoding protein sel-1 homolog 3 isoform X1, whose amino-acid sequence MSRIKDRCILPLLYFAVLNATESIHPPLHNKVEFLNPPHEPVSEYLLRVQYSCSVSAVVHLEALVSTDTTTAAPVFQRHWSCEPGLTRIRALTFQLPDSVVYQADWLMLDADWLFDVTMRAWITGLGTQSSYQTSLARDLVQLQPVPPFSRPLKEHQLCLRWDKDLLWRIHGKSVPQCPEEQEVAPFISFLFASTGENFGITRTLHPYRNKVLEQLRLKTVSSPWCMISAWLFLTQHCKHHLCGVLHHVDYQKNYSTPAIFLTSSGQFHIQVTGEDGKSVAFLVSFQMPLGRWCCIQLAIRGKSVDVVMVCVDGEQHSVYSAEHRFKQAVHLDDTDGHFILGGSHYVKGIEGFFGPSLYYRNRIISSSKIAVPELIREINLTGWFESCQLFQKELYVKMTRYSQKARQSARVMDTYSIWAFQEIPPPAMSHCELWEAPPTSQRRPAVRLAQILATKHGAERLKLKSVGKVLYSRALRKLTQERPPFSVRGVMPLLLQAGCLGDMRALFLSSVLYNSGLGVKRQPKKARLLSLLAAQQDWRLALLQLGHLHHLGEQDVPADAAQAYAYYSNIAAQTAIDRQNPSAKQKFVESIHLSDEDMLKLQTSEDDDLFLWLKHQARRGVAEAEQAVGRMLFWGQQGVSPNLQAAVKHYERGAVQLEDTVSMYDYAIVLLKGQGVKQDIPRAVSFLKKAAERDFVAAINALGWYYEHYKKDYARAVELWERADGLGSPEAAMNLGVMYSQGHYPGKLPDKFTAYTYYLKSAERRSIDGAIQLAEVWIRGIPGQVNRLPVNAVLWTKWVAEQNGYLGTLLRTGLDAYLRQDWPSALVWFLMAAESGFATAQFNVAYLCEHNPGSFLDEDFVTECMWRYYNLSIQAQEPAPYALLKMGDLMYDGHARRQRDVTAAAHLYKRAALKSHPQGWYSLGLLVQDGVLLPGSLLAELDLWELHGADNHTVLSTFYQRCRDHSDTEAYLPCSFALIHAHLLSAWKLHSSTMMLFSTVTMAVASLLVLLLHLGRPLTRPEDHTANGEPAGNMAAL is encoded by the exons ATGTCGCGGATAAAGGATAGATGTATTTTGCCGCTGCTATACTTCGCTGTTTTG AACGCcactgaatccatccatcctcctctCCACAACAAGGTGGAGTTTCTGAATCCACCACATGAACCAGTGTCTGAGTATCTGTTACGGGTCCAGTACTCCTGCTCTGTGTCTGCAGTCGTGCACTTGGAGGCACTTGTGTCAACGGATACCACAACTGCTGCTCCAGTTTTCCAGAGACACTGGTCCTGTGAGCCAGGCTTGACCAGAATTCGAGCTCTGACCTTCCAGCTCCCCGACAGCGTGGTGTACCAAGCAGACTGGCTCATGCTCGATGCAGATTGGCTGTTTGATGTCACGATGCGTGCCTGGATCACTGGGCTTGGAACTCAGAGCTCTTACCAGACCAGTCTGGCCCGTGACCTTGTGCAACTGCAGCCTGTACCCCCATTCAGCCGTCCATTGAAAGAGCACCAACTCTGCCTGCGCTGGGATAAGGATTTGCTGTGGCGTATTCACGGAAAGTCTGTTCCTCAATGTCCAGAAGAACAAG AGGTGGCCCCTTTCATCTCCTTTCTGTTTGCGTCCACTGGAGAGAACTTTGGCATCACCAGGACTCTGCATCCTTACAGAAACAAGGTCTTAGAACAGCTGAGGTTGAAAACTGTTTCCTCTCCTTG GTGTATGATCTCTGCCTGGCTATTCCTCACCCAGCACTGCAAGCATCATCTGTGTGGAGTGCTGCATCATGTGGACTATCAGAAGAACTATTCCACCCCTGCCATTTTTCTTACTAGCTCTG GCCAGTTCCATATCCAGGTGACTGGGGAGGATGGGAAGTCTGTAGCCTTCCTGGTCAGCTTTCAGATGCCACTGGGCAGGTGGTGTTGCATCCAACTGGCGATCCGTGGGAAATCG GTTGATGTTGTTATGGTCTGCGTAGATGGGGAACAGCACTCTGTGTATTCTGCTGAGCACAG GTTCAAACAAGCTGTGCACCTGGATGACACAGATGGCCATTTCATCTTGGGAGGAAGTCATTATGTGAAAGGCATTGAAGGCTTCTTTGGGCCCTCTCTGTACTATCGCAACAGAATAATTTCATCG TCGAAGATTGCTGTTCCGGAACTGATTAGGGAAATTAATTTGACAGGATGGTTTGAGTCTTGTCAGCTGTTTCAGAAAGAGctttatgtgaaaatgacaagaTACTCACAGAAAGCCAGACAATCTG CGAGAGTTATGGATACCTACAGTATTTGGGCATTCCAAGAAATCCCTCCACCTGCAATGTCACATTGTGAGCTGTGGGAGGCGCCACCCACCTCCCAGAGACGCCCTGCTGTCCGACTTGCACAGATTCTAGCAACCAAACATG GGGCCGAAAGACTTAAGCTGAAATCAGTGGGTAAGGTGCTTTACTCCAGAGCTCTTCGCAAGCTGACCCAGGAAAGACCACCTTTCAGTGTCAGAGGGGTCATGCCCCTCCTGCTACAGGCTGGCTGTCTGGGTGACATGAGAGCCCTGTTCTTATCATCAGTGCTCTACAACAGTGGTCTTGGTGTCAAGAGGCAACCCAAGAAG GCCAGACTGCTGAGCCTCTTGGCCGCACAGCAGGACTGGAGACTGGCGCTGCTGCAGCTCGGTCACCTGCATCACCTGGGAGAGCAGGACGTCCCTGCGGACGCGGCCCAAGCCTATGCCTACTACTCCAACATAGCTGCTCAGACGGCAATCGACAGGCAGAACCCCTCAGCGAAGCAG AAATTTGTGGAGTCGATTCACCTGAGTGACGAGGACATGCTGAAGCTCCAGACGAGTGAAGACGATGACCTCTTCCTGTGGCTCAAACACCAGGCACGCAGAGGAGTAGCAGAGGCTGAG CAAGCAGTGGGCCGGATGCTGTTCTGGGGCCAGCAGGGAGTGTCCCCCAACCTTCAGGCCGCCGTGAAGCACTACGAGCGGGGGGCGGTACAGCTGGAAGACACGGTGTCCATGTACGACTACGCCATCGTGCTTCTGAAG GGTCAAGGAGTGAAGCAGGACATCCCCAGGGCAGTGAGCTTTCTGAAGAAGGCAGCTGAACGG GACTTTGTGGCAGCCATCAACGCCCTCGGCTGGTACTACGAGCACTACAAGAAGGACTATGCTAGAGCGGTGGAGCTGTGGGAGCGGGCCGATGGTCTGGGGAGCCCTGAAGCTGCCATGAACCTTGGGGTCATGTATTCCCAAGGTCATTATCCCGGGAAACTGCCTGACAAG TTCACAGCGTACACTTACTACTTAAAGTCTGCCGAGAGGAGAAGCATTGACGGTGCGATCCAATTGGCTGAGGTGTGGATCAGAGGGATTCCCGGTCAGGTCAACAGGCTCCCAGTGAATGCAGTCCT GTGGACAAAATGGGTAGCTGAGCAGAATGGGTACCTGGGGACGCTGCTGAGGACGGGCCTGGATGCTTACCTCCGTCAGGACTG GCCTTCTGCACTTGTCTGGTTCCTGATGGCTGCTGAATCAGGGTTTGCCACAGCCCAGTTCAACGTGGCTTATCTCTGCGAGCACAATCCT GGAAGCTTCTTGGATGAAGATTTTGTGACAGAGTGCATGTGGCGATACTACAACCTTTCCATTCAAGCTCAGGAACCTGCACCTTATG CCCTGTTAAAGATGGGCGACCTGATGTACGATGGCCACGCGCGAAGGCAAAGAGATGTGACCGCAGCTGCTCACCTGTACAAAAGGGCGGCGCTCAAGAGCCACCCGCAG GGCTGGTACAGTCTTGGCCTACTTGTCCAGGATGGGGTGCTGCTGCCGGGCTCCCTGTTGGCTGAGCTGgacctctgggagctccatggAGCTGACAACCACACAGTGCTCAGCACATTTTACCAGAG GTGCAGAGACCACTCAGACACTGAGGCTTACCTGCCCTGCAGCTTTGCCCTGATCCATGCTCATCTGCTGTCTGCCTGGAAGCTCCACAGCTCCACCATGATG CTTTTCAGCACTGTTACCATGGCTGTCGCCTCTCTTCTGGTGCTCCTGCTCCACCTCGGAAGGCCTTTGACGAGGCCTGAGGATCACACAGCGAATGGGGAGCCAGCAGGGAACATGGCTGCTTTGTGA